The Apostichopus japonicus isolate 1M-3 chromosome 20, ASM3797524v1, whole genome shotgun sequence nucleotide sequence TTTCCCAGGGCTCCCTAATTGGCCCCCAGTGTCTAGAATTGTAGCTACCTGCCCATGCCCCTCTCATCAGGTCGTCCCCTCTAATCAGGCCATCCCCCTCTCATTAGGCCACCTCCCTCTCATCAGGCCATCACTCTCTCATCAGGCAATCACCTTCTCATCAGGCCACCCCCCTTTCATCAGCCGTGCACCAGGCCATCCCCTCTCATCAGGCCGTACCCTTCTCATCATGCCACCTCCCTCTCATCAGGCCATCACTCTCTCATCAGACAATCACCCTCCATCAGGCCATCCCTTTCATCAGGCCGTGCACCTCTCACCAGGCCATCTCCCTCTCATCAGGCCGTCCCCCTCTCATCAGGCTAGATTGGAAGTATAACACTGGTGAAACAGGATTAACTGGCAATATACACTTTGAAAATTAACAAACGATTCTGAACCGGTGTACGTAGCATTAAATTCAACAGTCTATTATGGTTTGCTATAAGATTCCATACACATATGCTATGGCATTTACTCTTAAAACCCTGTAAACATACTTCCCCtcaaaatcaatttcaatgGGCAGCTGTCACTTACCTTTGGGTTCTGCAAGAAACCTAACTTGTAATCTTTGTCCATCTTAAGATACTCTGCATTGGTGCTCCTGACTGTGGAGATGATGATAACCAACCTCTCCTGGCCTTGAAATTCCTCAACAGACCCAACCTTAATGTCGCCAAGATCTCTATGGACgttccttcttttcttcttgtcaAGCATCTGACGAATCTTTTGCACCTGCCATATGAGACCAGAAAACTTGAATTAGTCCAAATATGTAACACATGTCAAAAAGATGCTATGAATGAGTAGATAAAAATCAGAGAGGCCTAGTATTGAGAGGATTGGAATCAAGCCCTGGCCAGGCTAAAGTAATGTGCGTCTGTGTTTATCCAGGATAAATCCAACGTTTTCTCTTCTAAAATGATCGTCACGTTGGTAAGAGCTTATTCAAAATACTGAGGGGCCCACATCCTCATTCTTTTAGCCTTTATTGAGCATTCTAGAGATTAAGCTAACATTTCCTGAAAACTGGAATAGCTAGAAAAACATTACTAGCTGCCAATTGTTTCTgggtttttttgtgttttttggaCTTGAACATATCGTTACTAAAATTCTGACTAAAGTAACCCTTAAGTGTTAGCCTAACTCTTCAGGTAGCATTGATTACACACTCATCAGAGACCTAGATGTTTGCCCTCTTAAGTCTGTCTGCGACTGTTATAGAAATGAGCTTAAACTTCATTCAGCAATCAGTGTTAGTTAGTTATTATTGAGATATTAATCACGAAAACTGACAAATTCATGTAATGTGTTAAATTTCCTACCAAGATTGGTCATGTCCTAATTGTCCAGTATTTTCTAGTCAGACAAACATAACTGTAACACTATATGTCTGGATGGGTACAAGGTAGTGTTTGACTGACCTGTCTGCGGTACGGAGATATTACCCCGATATCTCGTGCTCTCACATTTTTGTGTCCAAACAGATTGAGGAGGTATGATATATACTGCCAAACCCGCTCTACTTCGGCTACATTGAAGAAAGACGGGCTGTTTGCCTCTCTCTCGTCTTTACCCTCAATACCGTGGAAGATGACAGGGAAATTCTGTGAGGAATATATAGGAGTGAGTTCTAACAAGAAAACCCTCAACAGTGTGGAAGGTGATGAGAAAGTTCTGTGGGAAGCTAGGACAAATGCAGGACTTCTAACAGGAAAAtgccattattatcattaaagaGCTAAGGATATCTCTATCCAGAATACTAATCCCAGATGAAAAGTTAAATAAAACGAAGAAATAATTAGATATTCATgctttccattgttttatctGCACATTTTTGGTAGAACTGAGTGTCAGTAACAGCAGAACCGAGAGAACCTTTTGAATCTGTGCAAGCACAAACTCTTTATGTTTGTGTTGTTGCTGTTATTATCCAAAAGTCAAGTATCATTTGAAAACCATCTAGAATTGTTATCCATTAACTACCTTAGCAGGAAGCTCATCAACCTTTGATAGGCATTCTCGCATCAGTTGGTCTGCACACACTTTAAGCTCCCCATCGTAAAACATCTCACTCGGAAGGTGTAGGATGTTAGGGTGGCTGCGGTAGTTACACAGAAGCTTTGTCAGCATTCTGTCATTGAAGACACCCTCATGTCTCTCGTATGCCTTTGACTGTGTCATTAATCTTTCCAAGAGAGATATCTCTGAGAATAAAAGTGATATGAGATAAAAAATGATTATTTGTAATCAAAGTCTCATcttattattcattattgttCCATACTTACTGAAGCACAGTCATGGTAAATATGTAGTACATCAAAAGCTAAGAAACAACTCACGTGTTTAATCCGAAGCCGATTTTAGTTTCCTGTATCACATCCAGTTGTCAGTTAAGTGTGATGAATCACGGCTCAGTTTATAACAGTTTGGTGGTCACTTGTATTTGGCTTAATACGTCGGTATAAGGTTGTGCAAGTTTGCTTTTCATTTCATAGATTTCCATGGTCTTTAATAATGCAGCTGAACTTGAGTTAAATCTAGAGAGATGCCGTTGCTTTGACATATTTTCTATTCAGATCATctaaaaaatttaaacatacTGCCAGCCTGATGAAACCATTCACTGGGTGAGGGAATAATAATTAAGTATAACTTACCCAAACCGTGCTTTTTACTGTTGGGAGACCTCAGGACCGGTCCCAATTGCTTAGGATCTCCAGCCAGGACCAGCTGACCGTTCTTCGGTAGCAAACCCGATACAGAGATGAGGGCTTCTGGTTCAATAGAATGTCCTGCCTCATCCAGAAAGATGTGAGTGAAATAGTCTTTGAAACAGTCTGAGAGGACCAGTCTGAAAGGATATGAACCATCAATCGTAATGAACGTACCTGGCGTCTATTTTACAGTTTTTGAATTAGCTTCTTATAGTAGTTGCAACtctattaaaacaacaaaaacaactatTAAAATTTAGATAACACCTACCACACATACAACGAAGCTACAAGAGCAACAAACGGTTTGACAGAAAGATTGCCATCCTAAGATTCAAAACGATGCATGAGAAGATGTCTCCTAGAAGGACTGAACTTACCTTCCAGctgtcaccatggtaaccacaATGATCCTCTTTTCTTTGATCTTTGTTGGACTAGGGAAAACCACATTGTTAGACCTGTCGTAGTTTAAGCAGTCATCTCTAATCTCCTACAGTGAGTAGAACATTCAAACAAACTGTGAATTTTCATAAATTAGATGAACTGACTGTAATTACTTACAAAACTAAAATGACATTATGTTAGCATGCATGGTAGTACAGACATAAGAGTATATTACATCTTTACGAAACGCAACTACATTTTACCGAATCGAAGCTGATCAGTCaacatttcaactttatttaaaatcaaaatcatcCCCAAAGGATTGTTTTTCATTAGAgctaaaatatcaaatttacaaACGAAGAACAGTTGTTATGggactccctgatctcaggtccagataaaagatcaCACGATATccagtttcattactgtctgcattttgtagcgacaagaagaaagcTTCACTGGCAAGctacggaaagttaactttttttcagagggcggcacgcggtttggggcgagtcttcaatgcctttaatcaatTTCTATCATGTTCCCATGTAAAACCAGTAACACAACTAACATTAATCACAAGTTCCCCTCGTCAACCATTGGAGATATGACTTGGTGGCAAAATTTGTGTTGACCTGAAATTGTTTTAACATATTGCCAGTACTTATAAGGCTACCATGAAAACATATAAGCACTCATAGAAATATTTACACCAATATTTCTTGCCAACCTTCTCCCATTCTACTTAGATTCTCAAGAGCCATACATTTTTAGAAAGAATTTATGCGGAATTTGGGAAGACAAAAGTTTCACATAAATCACCTGTAGAGCAGGATCGACAGTACCATAGTTGCGACTGTGTGCGCACATTCGCAACAGATGGGTCCTGGCGACTGGGCCTTTGTCTACGAGGCGCTTAGCTAAGAGGTCGGCGGCACTGTTAGAAGGTGCGCAGGCTAGGATGATGTTCTTCTCACTCTGATGGTAGACCTTAATTTATTACACAtagaaaaacagaacaaaaagaGTAGAAAATAATAAACATGTGTCTCATTTGTGTAAAAATTCAGACATCTGGTGGAAGAATTGGAGTGTCACGTACATATCGTTTATGGTCACTCATCACAGATTGGGTAATTTAGAGCACCACTGAAGGATGGAGTACAGCCTGACCCTTATTCCTTATTGTGTATTCAGTTAAAATGTCTCAAACCAATAGGCAGTAGTTCATCTTACTCATTATAGGTCAAACTTTATGATAGTCTTATTACATATCTTGCAAAATTCCTCAAAAAATACTACACTGTACTTTAATTCTTTAAATGCTTGCAAATAATACTAGCATGTTCATAAATTATACTACTTCGAATACGTTAGCCCTTCATTTTTGTGACAAACTGACTGAATACTCAACTGATACCAATTTTCGCAAGCTATCGTAAATTATGTACAAACACATTTGAAGAACATAGATACTTTCTGTAAACTTTTTTAAGTGTTAATTAAACAAGAAATATGCTAAATCACTGCAACAACTAACGAGGTTTGTATTAAAGAGAGATATATCTATTcaacacaaaaataaaataataaatatttctgtaaaaagatgaatgaaaattgTACGGCACAACTAAATGGTGACCAACCTGCTTCATTGCTTCAACCACGGTAACAGTCTTGCCGGTACCATGAGGTCCAAACACGAGGTACGGTGCAGGGAGTGACGTGCCATGCAGAATGTGATAAATGGCTTTAACTTGCTCCAGATTATTTGCCAAATTTCTATCAAATAGCTTCTTTGCAAAAGCGCTAACAAAGTCACGGTGGTAGATCGGAAAGTGCAAGAAATAATAGTTACGTACAACAACAGGAATAATTGAGTCTTTTAATCACAAAGTTCAAGAATGCTTCAAATACACAATAAAAATTCAAATAGTACTGCATTGAAAATAAAACCGTGGTATCAATCCACCTTCTGCTTCAACgtgaaatacaaaaatacagtaAAACATATTTAGAGACTGCACATGCAGTGAGTTTGTGATTCCATGTATTAATGATACCAGCAAGTGTTGTTTTCTATGAAGGCTAAAAACGCTTCATACTAGTTGTGATGAAGTTGGGCAATGCAACCACATTAGAAAAGCACATCGTAGCAAAGTGTGTTAAAAGTACGAGCAATTAATTCATCAGGGTTTAGACATTAGGTTATTTCTTGAAGGGAGTCCCCCTTTGATGGCGTTCACTGATAGGGCAGGACAAGTCAGAGGTAAAAAAAAGTGCACCTGATATaactttatacatatatatatatatatatatatatatatatatatatatatatatttgcaataaaaaaaatgatgatctAATATGCTGTTTGTTGGCATCAACAAATCCTGAAGCAACCCCTCcctcatacacacacacacacacagatataGTTTAAATTCATactgaggaccccattgtttgaTCTTATCCATTGTTCAAATCTACacaccctaaccttaacaataccgcTGAACAATAGCAATCTTCaaaggacgtggtgattcttttgaTATGACATCTGATGACCtggaattcctttgttcatgTCCTCAGTTGgaatacacatacacatataaatCAAAGTCATGAACACACACTTACTCGAGCTTTTCAGCAtcagttttcttcattttctttggtTCAGGAAAGATAACTGGTTTCAAACGATCCATGTCTAGGGTGTTTGAATCTACTGAGAAGTGCCACGATCGTATCGGAAACCGTGAGAAGGTAAAGTGGATGTCAAACTTCATCTTCTCTATAAAGTGTTTCATCAAGCTGAATCAATCATGAGATTAATAAAATGAGAACCCATTTGtgactcatgaatatgcaagaaCTTTGCTTATTATTATCCACACACTCGCTAGGAAgtatccataggaaatgttcCTCTTTGAGATCGATATAATACGTAGGATGTGTGTTCTTTTGTTCGTGGAAATGCAAGTTGTTTAGGAttcatagcctatatataggctatatagcctATTATTCCTAATTAAGCCTAACTGTGCTAATTAATATAAGAAGTTTTCCTAGTTCTAATCATTGCAACACTATAAGGTTGTCtttatttgaaatcattttgGTTACTGTTAGAGGCGATAAATTACAACTGGATAGACTGCTTTGAATGTGGTACCCAACAAAATATTGGTTTTGGACAATTTTTAACTAGGGAATGAACGTTAGAATGGAGGGGGTGGTGTGTATTTGGGAGGGATGAGTGGAAGGGAGGATGTTACATTGATAGAACAGAGACAAGAACTTAAAATTTGAATATGttgaaaacatttgaagaagaaaagtaCTTCCGAGAATATCATAAGAATGAGTATATTTAATGTACTGTAACCAGCGATTGGATGAAAAATTCACCAAATAAGAGGCAAATACTGTTGCACCAAATGAGAGGCATACACTTATGTTGGATAACACAACTTTAATGACTTACTCGTTGTGGAAAGATAACGACACAACTTCCTGTTCCACATGATGAACGTGGCCTTTGTAAGTCTTGTCTTGGCAACTATCAGCAAACATTGCAAACAGATGATCCCCTCTTAAGACTGAAGGACGGTTCTCAGCCAAGCCTGGAACCTTGATGAGGTATAAAGAAAGGAATATACATCTTTAAGACCGATCTGCAGTCAGTATAATATCCAGGCATGAATAAATACAACGCGATAAGTGTGTTTTTGCTACGACCACATCATTGAGCACTTCAGTGCATGCATAGGCTCTTCATTGATGTTGGAATAATTTGGAAATCTTAGGATGTGAGAGAGGAAAGCAGCACGGTAAAACCAATGGAAACCATTGAGTTTCTCCCCTGTGTATACATGGCTGTTAGATggacaaatttttctttcactgaaATATATTTAGGTAACTAAATTATAAAGTGGCAATTTGTGCTTTACGCATGAAAGCTATACAACTATCAACATGTGGTACATCATCATAACATCATTAACGTAATGCATGTGTGTCAAagcacaaattaaaaaaaaacccaaatagAAATCTGAGGTAAACAGTACTATCACTTGCTGACTGGGGTGACAAGAGATGCTCTATAGTATTTGTATCAAAGGTAAAGAACTTTTAATTGTCTGAGTGAAAGACGAGTTGACCCAAAGGAAAGCTGCATGCagatg carries:
- the LOC139961726 gene encoding putative helicase MOV-10; the encoded protein is MAQKNDRQQEQCFSEKIKRIGNDFFTYVRQKDTDGQLEWTNSDLRDCYTEEYKPSRENELAGVSFGKLMFYLRVWRKIKYAGDGRVLYFKRAGTATVDQHRHPPPTQSNPQETSEDKTYPTTCDMCGKIANSEIQEQEHINGARHRLNLSKLFIRKQANNLSENKHGVVIESGEENPSQNGQVTVSTKPGVLQTTSLNVQSSNTPVTLTRVSLLTQDRRLSLKGAVGGLTKQKLIQPGQKYTTKLSCKSNDFGEIKAPVAFAFQLPTNKVFHILRSVTFSVGGEDQEDLAPTAPYKRPAKFAVTPLPKNVLTGNPVQFSGSDELPQIVKMPQYEMPSNVCKDLNLPNPPNSQELEELLSPENYSDKFELLLYEEEHQMKVDIRQYDRKGMILTRNKNNNGLLNLHVPGLAENRPSVLRGDHLFAMFADSCQDKTYKGHVHHVEQEVVSLSFHNDLMKHFIEKMKFDIHFTFSRFPIRSWHFSVDSNTLDMDRLKPVIFPEPKKMKKTDAEKLDAFAKKLFDRNLANNLEQVKAIYHILHGTSLPAPYLVFGPHGTGKTVTVVEAMKQVYHQSEKNIILACAPSNSAADLLAKRLVDKGPVARTHLLRMCAHSRNYGTVDPALQEIRDDCLNYDRSNNVVFPSPTKIKEKRIIVVTMVTAGRLVLSDCFKDYFTHIFLDEAGHSIEPEALISVSGLLPKNGQLVLAGDPKQLGPVLRSPNSKKHGLEISLLERLMTQSKAYERHEGVFNDRMLTKLLCNYRSHPNILHLPSEMFYDGELKVCADQLMRECLSKVDELPAKNFPVIFHGIEGKDEREANSPSFFNVAEVERVWQYISYLLNLFGHKNVRARDIGVISPYRRQVQKIRQMLDKKKRRNVHRDLGDIKVGSVEEFQGQERLVIIISTVRSTNAEYLKMDKDYKLGFLQNPKRFNVAITRAKALLICIGNPHMLSKDEHWNQFLEYCRDNGAYKGCPYNPEEVEQDIEELNAEMESLNITPETMTQEEATAVTDQEWRGDL